The DNA window CGATACCGAGCGTGCCCTGGCCGGCGACGATGGCTGGGTCGTCGTACGCGTGGACGAACGCGACGGTGTCGTCGCCTCTGACGAGCCCCTGCGCGTAGTTCATCGCCTCGCGGAAGTCCTGGCCGACGAGTTCGACGTCGGCACCGTACCCCCGCGTGGCGTCGACCTTCGTCTGCGGGGCGGTCTTCGGCATCACGATCGTCGAGCTGACCCCGAGTTTCGTCGCCGCCAGTGCCACGCCCTGTGCGTGGTTGCCGGCGCTGGCGGCGACGACCCGTTCGACGCCGGTGCCGTCGACGTCCGCTTTGATCTTGTTGTACGCCCCGCGGGTCTTGAACGAGCCCGTCCACTGGAGGTGCTCCATCTTGAGGTGCACCTCGCCGCCGGTCATCGCGTCGAGAGACGTGCTCCGCTCGACGGGGGTCCGTTTCACCACCGTCTCGTCGTCGAAACGGTCGCGTGCCTGTTCGATGTCCGCGAACTCGACGGCGTCTGAGAGGTCCTGGGTCATGGTATGTCGTATGTGTTCAGTTCGCATGCCCCCGACGTAAACGTCGGCGTCGGATGCACGAAGACGGCTGGTGCGTGCCGAGGGAGCCGGCCGACTCCGACCTCAGCGGATGATCTTCTCGCGGCCGGGGTCGAACAATGGTTCCTCGCGAACCGTCGCGTCGTACGTCTCACCCTCACAGCGGATCTGTACGGCGGTGCCGTGTTCGGCGTGCTCGGCGGGGAGGTACGTGTAGGCGATCGACTCGCCGATGCTGTAGCCGTAGTCGCCCGCCTGGACGTAGCCGATCGCCTCGCCGTCTTTCAGCACGGGGCGGCCGCTCAGCATGATGTCCGTCGAGTCGTCGAGCGTGAGCGGGACGATGCGGTCGTCGATGCCCGCCTCGCGCGCTTCGACGAGCGCCTCGCGGCCCACGAACTCGGTATCCATGTCGACCGCGAACGGGAGGCCCGCGGCGAAGGGGTTGGCGTCGGTGTCGATGTCGGTGCCCCACAGGCGGTAGCCCTTCTCGAGGCGCATCGACTCCAGCGCGCCGCCGCCCATCGGCCGCACGTCGAGGTCCTGACCTGCCTCCCAGAGCGTCTCCCAGAGTTTCGCGCCGTACTCGGTGGGGGCCCACAGCTCCCAGCCGAGTTCGCCGACGTACGACACCCGCAGGGCGACGACGGGCACGTCGCCGACGTACATCCGCTTCGCGCGGAAGTACGGGAACCCCGCGTTGGAGACGTCCGCGTCGGTGACTCGCTGGAGGAGCAGCCGGGACTTCGGCCCCCACAGGCCGATCGTCGACTGTCCACCCTCGTCGATGGTGACCGACACTGTCTCCGGGGCGTGTTCCTTCAGCCAGGTGCCGTGGATGCCCGGCGAGTTGCCCCCGCCGGTCGTCACCATGTACTCCTCCGCTCCCAGGCGGACGACCGTGACGTCCGCGAGGATGGTGCCGCCCTCGTTCAACAGCAGGGAGTACCGCACCTGGCCGACGTCGATGTCGACGTCGTTGGAACACATCCGCTGGAGGAACTCGCCCGCCTCGGCCCCCTCGACGGAGATCGACGAGAACGAGGTCATGTCGAACAGCGAGACGTGCTCGCGGGTGTGGAGGTGTTCCGCGCCCTCGATGGGCGAGCGGTTGATCGCCTGCCAGCCGTCCTGTTCGGGGATCTCCTCGGCGTAGCGCTCGACGAGATCCTCGTTCGAGTCGTACCACTGCGCGGACTCCCAGCCACCCGACTGGACGAACTCAGCGCCGAGGTCCTCCTGTTGCGAGTAGAACGGGCTCCGCCGGAGGCCGCGGTGGTCGTCGGGCTGCCAGCGCGGCTCGACGATGCTGTACACCTGGCGGTACTGCGTCGCGCCGCGGTCGACGAAGTACTCCTTGGTGCCGGCGTGGGGCTCGAACCGGTTGACGTGGATGCCGCCCGTGTCGACCGGGCCCGAGGGGAGCTTCGGAACGCCCGTCTCCATCCACTCCGCGAGGATCTTGCCGTACCCCCCCGAGTGGGTCCACCAGATCGCCAGCCCCGTCCAGAGGCCGTCGACCTGCGCCGTCTCGCCCAGCACCGGCATGCCGTCGGGCGTGAAGACGAAGATGCCGTTCTCCGTCGCGGCGAACTCCCTGCCCTCGACTGTCGGCAACAGTTCCTCGAACGCCTGTTTCGCCGACTTGTCGCGGTCGGGGTGCGTGGGTCGCTCCCAATGTTCGGCGGTGAAGTCCCGCACCGACGCCTGCCGGTCCTCGCGGTTCTTCCCCATCGCGTCGGGATCCACCGAGAGCGTCTCGTGGTTGTACGAGCCCAGGCCGATGCGGTCGCCGTGCGTGCGGAAGTACAGCGAGTGGTCCTGGTCGCGGCCGACCGGTCGGTGCGGGGCCTTCCCCATGTTCTCGGCGATACGGCTGTCACCCGGAATCTCCATCCCGTCGGTGTCGACGCGGGCGTTCGCGGACGCGCCCGCCAACTCCTCGAGGGGTTCCGTGACGGCGTACTGGTGTTCGACGGGGGCGATCGGGAGGTCGAGCCCCGCCATCTTCCCGGTCTGGTAACCCCAGTTATTGGTGGCGATCACACACCGATCGCAGTCGATTCTTCCCCGATCGGTCT is part of the Salinigranum marinum genome and encodes:
- a CDS encoding FAD-dependent oxidoreductase encodes the protein MSQTQLPQQAETVIIGAGAVGCSVAYHLSELGAEDVVVVDQGPLPVTGGSSTHAPGIMFQTSPSKIMTKTAYYTSRLLKDAGVYDEVGGIEVARSEDRMDFLQRRVEHATSYGLPDPQLLTPEEVTEHLPLVNAEEILGGYYSPTDGRVDGVAALQWYIEQSDAAFYGHTEVTDLDVAGGSVQAVETDRGRIDCDRCVIATNNWGYQTGKMAGLDLPIAPVEHQYAVTEPLEELAGASANARVDTDGMEIPGDSRIAENMGKAPHRPVGRDQDHSLYFRTHGDRIGLGSYNHETLSVDPDAMGKNREDRQASVRDFTAEHWERPTHPDRDKSAKQAFEELLPTVEGREFAATENGIFVFTPDGMPVLGETAQVDGLWTGLAIWWTHSGGYGKILAEWMETGVPKLPSGPVDTGGIHVNRFEPHAGTKEYFVDRGATQYRQVYSIVEPRWQPDDHRGLRRSPFYSQQEDLGAEFVQSGGWESAQWYDSNEDLVERYAEEIPEQDGWQAINRSPIEGAEHLHTREHVSLFDMTSFSSISVEGAEAGEFLQRMCSNDVDIDVGQVRYSLLLNEGGTILADVTVVRLGAEEYMVTTGGGNSPGIHGTWLKEHAPETVSVTIDEGGQSTIGLWGPKSRLLLQRVTDADVSNAGFPYFRAKRMYVGDVPVVALRVSYVGELGWELWAPTEYGAKLWETLWEAGQDLDVRPMGGGALESMRLEKGYRLWGTDIDTDANPFAAGLPFAVDMDTEFVGREALVEAREAGIDDRIVPLTLDDSTDIMLSGRPVLKDGEAIGYVQAGDYGYSIGESIAYTYLPAEHAEHGTAVQIRCEGETYDATVREEPLFDPGREKIIR